The Thermococcus eurythermalis genomic sequence AGCGACACCACCATAATGAGCTCCATGTTCAGCGGCTCCGACCACATAGACCACGTAACAACCCAGGTGCCCTACGCCGTCACGGTTGCGGCAATAGGCGCCGTGCTCTACGTCCTCTTCGGCCTCGGAGTGAGAAGCTGGGCGATCCTTCTCCCCATCGGAATAGTGCTTCTCATCGGTGCCTGGTACGTCCTCAGCGAGTGGTACGGCAAGAAGTACGGCATACCTCACGGTAAGGTGCCAATCTATGTAGTTGAGGAGTGATTTCTCTCTTTTTCTTCTAAACCTTTTAAAAAGCCCAGTTCAATTCCTTCTGGAGGTGACGCAATGCTCGTCAGAGCCTTCGTTCCGGCCCATATCACGGCGTTCTTCGTCCCGCGCTTTAACGATGACCCCCTCAGAGCGGGCTCACTCGGTGCTGGAATCAACCTAGATAAGGGCACAAACATCTTTGCGAGCATAGAAACTGGAACGCTGGAGAGGCACATACACGTTGCCTTCAACGGTGAACCAGTAAAGAGGGAGGAGGCCGTCATAAGCTACTCCGTCGCAGAACGGCTCGTCCCGGAGGGGTTCATAGGCGAGGTCGAAATCTGGCAGTACTTCGACTTCCCCAACGGCTACGGCTTCGGCAACAGCGCCGGCGGTGCCCTGGGGACTGCCCTGGCACTGAGCTACAGGTTCGGGGGGACGTGGCTCAGGGCGGCTCAAACTGCACACGAAGCCGAGGTAAGGCACAGGGGCGGGCTCGGGGACGTCATAGCCCAGCTCGCAGGCGGAATTGAGGTCAGGGTTAAAGCGGGCGGGCCAGGGATAGGCGTCGTTGACAACCTGTTCTTTGGGGACTACAAGGTTCTGGTCGTGCCTCTAGGGAAGCTCTCGACGAGGGAAGTTCTCGACGGGGACGTCGTCAAGGCAATAGAGGCAGAAGGCTCAAAAGCCCTTGAGAAGCTCCTGGCGGAGCCGACACCCGAGCGCATGATGGCCCTTGCGAGGGACTTCGCCGAAAAAACCGGCCTCCTGAACGGTGAAGTCCTTGAGCTGGCGAGGGAGCTGGACAAAGTCATTTCCACTCCCAGCTCGATGATAATGCTCGGAAAAGGTCTCTTCGCGCTCGTAAGGGGAGAAGAGGTTGAGAGCATTAAGGCGATTCTTGCAGACCTCGAAGTGCCATATGACATCGTGGAGATATACGAAGGGAAGCCGAGGGTCGAAAGGTGGTTTGAAGGGGGGTCAAAATGAACACCACACTGTTTGTCCTGGCGGTTGCATTCATAATACTTGCCACCTACGCCAACATGAAAGGTGCCCACAAGCCAGGACTTGCGCTTTCGGGA encodes the following:
- a CDS encoding pantoate kinase; this translates as MLVRAFVPAHITAFFVPRFNDDPLRAGSLGAGINLDKGTNIFASIETGTLERHIHVAFNGEPVKREEAVISYSVAERLVPEGFIGEVEIWQYFDFPNGYGFGNSAGGALGTALALSYRFGGTWLRAAQTAHEAEVRHRGGLGDVIAQLAGGIEVRVKAGGPGIGVVDNLFFGDYKVLVVPLGKLSTREVLDGDVVKAIEAEGSKALEKLLAEPTPERMMALARDFAEKTGLLNGEVLELARELDKVISTPSSMIMLGKGLFALVRGEEVESIKAILADLEVPYDIVEIYEGKPRVERWFEGGSK